The region TTCTTCCTCGTGACAGCTGGAACCTGCAACTGCGGTACATCCTGCAAATGCTCAAACTGCCAGTGTGCATGCTGCAAGAAAAGTAAGCTTATTTTAAACTTCTCAATGAAATCCCACTTTAGTTCATGACTTGTCAATTACTCACGTCTCTTTGTGTCTCAGGCTGCTGCTCTTGCTGCCCTTCTGGCTGCAGTAAGTGTGCGTCTGGATGCGTGTGCAAGGGTGATACCTGCGATTCCAAGTGCTGCCAGTGAAGACTCCAACGTTACCTCCATGTTACTTCGTCTTTTGTATAGCTTGTAGCATGTAGGTTTCTCCTTATGTGGACATTCCAATGAATAGTATCAGTAGTACATGTCCTTGGTAGTGACCTTTTTTGTCAAACTTGTTGCTTTTGTCTCTAATGACTTTTCTCATGTCATCTCCTTTTTGTATAAGGCCTTCTCTTCCTTTGAAGAGGAGGTGCTTTGGCAAATAGGGTTTTTGACACTTGTGGACTAACCATACATGTAACTGTCATAACTTCATGTATAATAAATGATGACTTGAATCAATCACTTGCCCATTACTTTTATACCAGTGTGACTTTTATCCTTCATTGTGCCTCATATCTTTTTGATGGTAGCTTTGCCATCTACAGAGGAACCACTTTGTCTTTATGCTAGGAGTAAACAAATGCTTTGCTCTAAGCAGTTGGTAATGGAGATTCTTGAAACCTACTCACGCACATGAGTGTATTCCATTGAGGCTACAGCATGCTAGAGGTCCAAGCTACATTCAGTATCTCAAACATTTAAGAAGGTATTTTGCAGAAGGGGGGCAAACCTTTAGCTCTTCCACCTTTGTAACAAAGAGGTGTGAAACTGAGCTAAAAATGGTGGGTTAAACAGCCTGCAGAAGTCTGTGTTAAATTTTTGAAGTTTTGGGGGTTTTAAGTGCTTTGTGTCTAATTTGTGTTATTGATGGGTTAGATGCCTAGAACTTTAATTACACTTGCATTTGtggtatttggcagatgccatatccagagtgacttacatttctcatttacacagctaagcagttgagggttaagggcataCACAGGAGCATTACTGAGACCAGGcattgatgttgggtgaggaggcctgggttgcagtcagtgttctagttcatcccaaaggtgttcagtggggtttgAGGTCAGGCCTATGTACAGCCCTCTTGAtttcttccactccaatcttAACACACCACATCtacatggagctcactttgtgcacagtagcactgtcatgctggaacaggtttgggcctcttagttccagtgaagggaaatctctGGGGAAAACAAGACCTAGAATGACTTTAAAACAAATctttatatccagtgatgtttttaaagacattcaaaaagaATTAAGACGACTTAAAAACCAAGGCATCctggtttaaagactcttcagtCTGGGATTCTATTCGTATGTTATATATTGGCTATGTAAATACtatataattgtaaaaaaaaatttgtataaatttcagtaaaattgtttaaaagaaatctcAGTACTATAGCGTACAAAGACATTTGTGGCCACAGTTATTGTGCAAATGTATTGtttgttaatatttaatattattttgcaATGTGATGATTTGTATGTTCAATGTactattaattaaaaaacaaaacaaaaaaaaacgtttattttgagGTCTGTCCAATGTTTGTATAGTtgggtttttaaataaagttattttgaAAGCGCGGCCGCGTGACGCAGCAGGGTGAATTAGCCAATCAGCGGCGGCGGTGTACAGAACCCGGGAGTGAAACTGGAGTAATGTGGATGCGGCGCTTCTTGCTCTAAACTGTCAAAACAACTAGTTTGAGTGTTCCCTCGCAATTTAACGGATTTTGGGAATAAAGCGGTAAGTGAAACGATCAGACTCGGACTGAGTTACTTGTTCTCGGACACCGGTGCTTTCCTTCCTGTCATGACGCGTGCTGGACTCCTGCAGGCTAACTGCTCAGCTAGCCCGTGTGTTTGTAGTTAGCTAACGAGCCGGGCtgctcattcatacattcaGGCATGTAGATAGTTGTGACATCTTTTTCAGTTTTCTTTCCATATTTTAGcacaatattataaataaatccgtTTCCACAACATCTACATTAGCCGAGTAACGTAGCCGTGTAGCTAACTAACGTTATTTAGCCGGACTAGATGTGTTAGGAATCAGTTCACTAAAAGCCTGAAGCCCGAGAGGCTCCCTGTgtcatttcagcttttattgTGAAGTGTGTAAaccattcattaaaaataaataaaatgaatcagtTGAGTACTGGGCGATATGataaaaaatactgtattgtGATACTTGACGGTATTTCTGTGATGCACAATATGTATCATGATATATTAGTTTGATAACAAACGACATGCAAAAAATAGAGTTTAAATTAAGAAACTAGTGCTGGGTATTGGGAGCAATTTGCTGATTCGATTCTTATTTATGTGGGTTTGATTCAATTAAATTTCGATTCAATATACTTTAGTTAtcaatgtttcatttaaaatgttcatttttcagACATGGAAtctatgttttaaaataaatgctggtaactgaaAACTCCTACTTGACTATATTACTGAAACACACATTTACGTTAAGAATAGGATGCACACAGTAATGTTTAATgacttttttacttttaatttgagtaacaaacatttCTTGTAACAAACAAGAAATCATCAATATGTGTAAAGCGCACACAaggtaagcacaaactgcacacTGCATATtactgaaaaaataataaaaacgttgtaaatgtgcaacagtgaaattcattaacagcttgaaacatgtttaagaaataaaaccgttttcaaaattcaaaacacgGAAGATGGCGACGTGTTGAGGACGAGAGGCGAAGGACAGATAATATTCACGTCCTCTCAAGTAAAGCACGCGTTAAGAATCAACTCAGGGATTTCCTGACGCGATATCCTTTTGTTAAATTGAAGATGGATTAAAATCGGAgaatcgtgtttttttttgttttttttaacccagcCGTATAagaaactgtaaataaaacaggatttaatacttttatttttaacgtCTGTAGGGAAAAGATGTAACAGAAAAATGTATGCAATCAATTTAGTagtgaaaaaaatttaaacgtctttaaaaaaaaaaaaaaaaaaagctttacaaTTTTAGAGGTtggaataaaaacactgaataatcTACTTTCAGTCAGAGCTTGTaactgttatataaatataacagttGATATCTGAGAAAAGTCTGTTGATATTGCATAGTGAGTCTGTCAAAGCATCTTTCAAATGTGCATTATGTTCAGACAAAGAAATCCACATAGGAAATGAGCAAATTTCACAGACCTTTTGTTAGCGGTTGACCGAGAGTATTTACACGTCCAACCCTATATGGAAGAACTGTTCTTATTGCACTATGCACGACAGAGAGTCATTGAAGCTTCAGGCTTAATAATACTGACACTTGATAGTAACTTGTACTAAAACAGTACTACACATACTCTCTGCATTTATACTAGTTATTGTTACTTACAGAGTGTGAAACGTAAGGCTGTGAAGGGGGTTAGCAGGTGCACACATGCTTATAAACTCTGTGATATTTTGCGAGTCTCAGGTGCTTGGACATGGATGCCGAGGGCTTTGGGGAACTGCTGCAGCAGGCCGAGCAGCTGGCAGCAGAGACCGAGGCCGTGTCCGAGCTGCCTCACGTCGAACGCAATCTTCAGGAGATCCAGCAGGCTGGAGAAAGGCTGCGCTCTCGCACCCTCACAAGGACCTCACAGGACACGGCCGATGTCAAAGCGTGAGTGTGCATCTGTTCAACCCTTTTATTCGccttttgattattattttaataccaCACGACGGTAATTTTAACAGTTATAgcatatgtttttgttttcttttttcttcttttgtcctTCTGCCCATAAGTGTATGTCACTCTGGAAGATTTTGCTCTTAATTAAGTTAATTTCTACAAACCAGTTCCACATTCTGTATAAAAGATGCATGCAGTCATAATTAAGCTGAGCatttagtgcaaaaaaaaaaaaaaaaatctgtgtgaTTATGTTGCAGTTTTCCTGGCTTTCTTTTTAATGCTATGGTTTTCCTAACTGATGTTTAAGCCTCTGGTATacgtaaatatttttttttttacacgttcACTAGCATATACGCACGCTAGCATATACGCACAGTTGTACGCATAGCCTGTCAAAGTATACACCATTTGACATGTACGCGTACGCAGGCGGTCGACACATGCGCATTATGACAAtttgcactacccctcctgtCCTGCAAGAGTCATTatagagcagtaaagcaggtcttttAGTGTGAAGGACAACAACGAggaagaatcacaacaacatGAAGAACAATGCTTGGGCAATCTATCGCCACAATTAGCACACGTAAACAAGTCCTTATACACTAAGgttagaattatacaaatgcgggatctttctaacctgcactcgttTCCGTCCCGTCCGTttattccgttttttttttcaacaaccttgagaatcaacggcCCCGAGTCACTGTTGCccccttgtggaacaactaaatagtgcaaaagaattaaatgtgcATGTACTCATGTACACGCATACTCTGCTGATGACGAAATTTGCATCACGCATCCTGTACGATGTTCTTAGCTTACgcgtaaaaagtgaagcatactttcCGCTTTATTGTCAAATTTAAAAGTCATACAATTACTAAAgttgttttgccttttttttttttaatgtgttcaaTCTACTGGAAAATTCTTGTTTTTCTATCAGGTTTCCTAAAGTAGACTTAATACCATTCAGTACTTACTGCAATCATGTTGGAGCTGAAATTTCCCTTTGTGTAACTGAACTGCGTTAGAAGAGCTTATTATTCAAGTCAAGGAAAATCAAGTGGGATTTTATTGCCATTGCTCTGCATAGCTTGTATACAGTGGAGTGAAATTTCGTTTCTCCATCACCATGGTGCCACACACaacagtacgcaagactacataaagtgcaaatacacaagtgtgagacgagtgcaggacaataaatacacagaactaTAAATATACAGGACATGGGCTAAATGTAATTTTAACAGTTTTACACTTTCATTTGGTATTAATCTTTCTGTAGGTATTAAGTGATCACATACTCTCTGAAACTGCACAATTATTCCTGGTGACCAGTTCAGCTTAAACTGACTGGAAAGTTACAGGTTAGAGCAAGGGgcaaacacacagaaaacacacctGAAAGTTCTGCCAGAAATCAGAGATGCCTTGACTTTGAGCAAATTTGAGCACTATAATACCATGAGAATTAACTGACAGCTAGTGTGACATTAGCTAATTAGCCAGCAACACTTAACAGCTCCGGGAGTTCCAGGTATAAATGTATCCAATCCCcttttttcgtgtgtgtgtctgtttgctagaattttcttttttaatcaacCAAATGACAAAATTgacttaaaatgtaaaagtaataaaaattaGGCTAGCTCTAGCCCAAATTATTTATGCAAGATCTTGTTTCTTTATGACTCAATGATGCAGATGACCCTAAGACggtattaaaatattttatgttaaaaCAAACCTTTTCCGAGagcagatgatgatgattattaatatatataaaggagACATTATTCAGCTGCAACACCTTTTACCTCAGAAGCTCTGACACGGTGTATGAATTATATTTATCAATTACCATCGGTATATATTTTTCCCTTCTCTTTACAACTATTGGCCTTCAGAGGTGGCTTATCCTTAATAACTATTGGATATAAGAGGTGGATTATCCTATATAACCATTGGATATCAGAGGTGCTCATTTTTGTAAAAACctacagtggggaaaaaaatccaaaggccttttttttattattatttatttatttatttatttttttaaacacaattgTTAATATGTTCTGTCATGTTGGATATTGTGTTAAACAATATACAATATTAAAATTTCAAGAAAACTGCAGATCCTATAATATGTAAGTATTAAAATAATGAGAAAATGATTTCACATTTCATAGGGATGCAGTAACTTACTGAATGTTTGAAGTACATCAAAATCTTTTGTGTATAACCATTTAACTCACTTCAGTGTCTTGAAATGATCCTGGCTTTGATGGAATCATGTATTAATATACCTcgtatatct is a window of Ictalurus punctatus breed USDA103 chromosome 4, Coco_2.0, whole genome shotgun sequence DNA encoding:
- the mt2 gene encoding metallothionein; amino-acid sequence: MDPCECSKTGTCNCGTSCKCSNCQCACCKKSCCSCCPSGCSKCASGCVCKGDTCDSKCCQ